Proteins co-encoded in one Brassica oleracea var. oleracea cultivar TO1000 chromosome C4, BOL, whole genome shotgun sequence genomic window:
- the LOC106338234 gene encoding uncharacterized protein At4g02000-like: MSTFIWRMPSKWQKEGKCRGVALSQERFQFFFDHEHDLLDVLEKGVHTFNEWAVVVERWVEDPPDDYLQFILLWIRISNIPINYYTKEAIMALGDLVGEVKVLIFDPQKPQTQPYERVQVRFNVANPLRMSKIVKIKGGKSVTIHFNYERIQKRYFTCQRLNHE, encoded by the coding sequence ATGTCGACATTCATCTGGAGGATGCCAAGTAAATGGCAAAAGGAAGGCAAGTGTAGAGGGGTAGCTCTGTCGCAAGAACGTTTCCAGTTCTTCTTTGATCACGAACACGACCTGCTGGATGTGCTGGAAAAAGGGGTTCATACCTTTAACGAGTGGGCTGTGGTCGTTGAAAGATGGGTTGAAGATCCGCCGGATGACTATCTCCAGTTTATTCTGCTGTGGATCCGTATTAGTAATATCCCCATTAATTACTATACGAAGGAAGCTATAATGGCGCTTGGAGATCTGGTGGGGGAAGTCAAAGTCCTCATTTTTGATCCTCAGAAACCACAAACTCAACCTTATGAAAGGGTTCAGGTGAGGTTCAACGTAGCGAACCCGCTGAGAATGTCAAAGATAGTAAAGATTAAGGGAGGAAAGTCGGTGACCATTCACTTCAACTATGAAAGAATTCAGAAGCGATATTTCACATGTCAGAGATTAAATCACGAATGA